A region from the Anaerolineae bacterium genome encodes:
- a CDS encoding amidohydrolase family protein, producing the protein MMLLSDYRPCPTLTANVTPIATPRYPVIDAHNHLGEEFGDGWINRPVSELLDALTQANVRFFVDLDGGWGEEVLQQHLDKLKAAAPDRFAVFGGINWSAWSEHGDGFGEWAAGRLRAQVAWGAAGLKIWKPLGLHVRDHHNRLVPIDDSRLDPIWAAAEELNLPVMIHVADPVAFFKPLDATNEHWALLHARPDWHFPSPPFPAFITLMNQLANLVAQHPGVTFIGAHVGCYAENLDWVGQLLDKCPNFYVDISARIDELGRQPYTARRFFIQHANRILFGTDAGADLDTYRIYYRFLETDDEYFNYEPGDNPAPSRWRIYGLFLPDEVLQKIYYSNARQVLRWGR; encoded by the coding sequence TTGATGTTATTGAGCGACTACCGCCCTTGCCCAACTTTAACCGCCAACGTCACGCCCATTGCCACGCCCCGCTATCCGGTGATTGACGCCCATAACCACCTAGGCGAAGAATTTGGCGACGGCTGGATAAACCGGCCCGTGTCTGAACTGCTGGACGCCCTGACCCAAGCCAACGTGCGATTTTTTGTAGACCTGGATGGCGGTTGGGGCGAAGAGGTTCTTCAACAGCACCTTGATAAGCTCAAAGCCGCCGCGCCTGATCGCTTTGCCGTGTTTGGGGGGATTAACTGGTCAGCCTGGTCTGAACACGGCGACGGTTTTGGCGAGTGGGCAGCCGGGCGGCTGCGGGCGCAGGTTGCCTGGGGCGCGGCAGGACTAAAAATCTGGAAACCGTTGGGCCTGCACGTGCGCGACCACCATAACCGGCTGGTGCCTATTGATGATTCTCGTCTGGACCCAATTTGGGCAGCCGCCGAGGAGTTAAATCTGCCGGTGATGATTCATGTGGCGGACCCGGTAGCCTTTTTTAAACCCCTTGATGCCACCAACGAACATTGGGCCTTGCTTCACGCCCGCCCCGATTGGCATTTTCCCAGCCCGCCGTTCCCCGCGTTTATAACTCTGATGAATCAACTGGCGAATTTGGTGGCGCAGCACCCTGGCGTCACCTTTATCGGCGCGCATGTAGGCTGCTACGCCGAAAATCTGGACTGGGTGGGTCAATTGCTGGATAAATGCCCCAATTTTTACGTTGACATCTCTGCCCGCATTGACGAATTAGGCCGTCAACCCTACACCGCCCGGCGCTTTTTTATTCAACATGCCAACCGGATTTTGTTTGGCACCGATGCGGGCGCCGACCTGGACACTTATCGTATCTATTATCGTTTTCTTGAAACCGACGACGAATATTTTAACTACGAACCCGGCGACAATCCCGCTCCGAGTCGCTGGCGAATTTACGGCTTGTTTTTGCCCGACGAGGTGTTGCAAAAAATTTATTATAGCAATGCCCGGCAAGTGTTAAGATGGGGGCGTTGA
- a CDS encoding GNAT family N-acetyltransferase, whose protein sequence is MAEVRIEHLAEHTMAIPLLAGWAQQEWGHLLPEITFEMIVSTFKKRTLYHHIPETFVAVVGKQLVGMASIDPHDMTTRPDLSPWLAAVYVAPEFRHKGIGSRLVRAVMQEAAVLKLDRIYLFTPNKMNFYNRLGWQFLEHTSYRGEEVVIMQYNINCTSQGEHCDD, encoded by the coding sequence TTGGCCGAGGTGAGAATAGAGCATCTGGCTGAACACACAATGGCCATACCCCTATTGGCGGGCTGGGCGCAACAGGAATGGGGACATCTGTTACCGGAAATCACTTTTGAGATGATAGTTTCAACCTTTAAAAAAAGAACCCTTTATCATCACATTCCGGAAACTTTTGTCGCCGTAGTTGGCAAACAACTTGTGGGTATGGCCAGTATTGATCCGCATGATATGACCACTCGACCGGACCTGTCGCCGTGGTTGGCCGCCGTATATGTTGCGCCTGAATTTAGACATAAAGGCATTGGGTCCAGATTGGTACGCGCTGTTATGCAAGAGGCAGCAGTATTGAAGCTAGACAGGATTTACCTGTTTACCCCCAACAAAATGAATTTTTATAACCGTTTGGGGTGGCAATTTCTTGAACATACCTCATATCGTGGCGAAGAAGTTGTTATTATGCAGTACAACATAAATTGTACCAGTCAAGGAGAACATTGTGATGATTAA
- a CDS encoding methyltransferase domain-containing protein produces MTSQLPPLADIPIPDSIPEDSHWWFASRTRALNAVIEPLLPKTPDFRLLDVGCGAGNMIHHLSKYGRVKGLEIDARPVKVARQERGYDVDLFDVTQPMPFDDNSFDAVTALDVIEHNEDDMAILADSYRILKPGGHMIITVPAFMFLWSHNDDINAHVRRYTSDELKQKLAQTGFEVSRVTYNNFFVFPLAAALILLRRSSKAEPELASHHLSEEEYQVEMEPASPPVNAVLTVVGQVEAGLIRYVNLPFGTSLIAVGQKPK; encoded by the coding sequence ATGACCTCACAACTTCCCCCCCTTGCAGACATTCCCATTCCCGATAGCATCCCGGAGGATTCTCACTGGTGGTTTGCCAGCCGCACCCGCGCCCTGAATGCGGTGATTGAACCGCTATTGCCCAAAACGCCGGATTTCCGCTTGCTGGATGTGGGCTGTGGGGCCGGCAATATGATCCATCATCTCAGCAAATACGGCCGGGTCAAAGGATTAGAGATTGACGCCCGTCCGGTAAAAGTGGCGCGGCAAGAACGCGGCTACGATGTAGACCTGTTTGACGTGACCCAGCCCATGCCGTTTGATGATAACTCTTTTGACGCCGTGACCGCGCTGGATGTGATTGAACACAACGAAGATGATATGGCTATTCTGGCCGATAGCTATCGCATTCTCAAACCGGGCGGCCATATGATTATCACCGTGCCGGCTTTTATGTTTTTATGGAGCCACAACGACGACATCAATGCCCATGTACGCCGCTACACGTCGGATGAACTCAAACAGAAACTCGCCCAAACCGGCTTTGAGGTCAGCCGCGTTACCTACAACAACTTTTTTGTTTTCCCGCTGGCGGCGGCGCTCATTTTGCTGCGGCGCTCTTCCAAAGCCGAACCCGAATTGGCCTCGCATCACTTGAGTGAAGAAGAGTATCAGGTGGAAATGGAACCGGCCTCGCCGCCGGTCAACGCTGTGTTAACGGTTGTAGGCCAGGTTGAGGCCGGTTTGATCCGCTATGTCAATTTACCGTTTGGTACCTCGCTGATTGCGGTGGGCCAAAAGCCCAAGTAG
- a CDS encoding alcohol dehydrogenase catalytic domain-containing protein, which produces MRALYFDQTLQYRADMPEPEPPPGEALIRTRLAGICNTDLEIMRGYMGFQGVMGHEFVGEVIRAADAPELIGQRVVGEINAYCRECDTCRRGDPTHCPRRTTLGIDRRNGTFADYFTLPTHLLYPLPDSLPDEWAVFTEPLAAACEITERCHVRPTDRVVVLGDGKLGLLIAQVLQLTGCDLLVVGRYPNKLTILEKRGIRTQTTDDKLEPGADIVVEATGNAAGFAAARQLVRPRGKLILKSTYHGDLSLNMSMVVVDEIELLGSRCGPFAPALRLLEQKLVDVESLIHDTFPLDEAVAAFERAAAPGVLKVLLSTG; this is translated from the coding sequence ATGCGCGCGCTCTATTTTGACCAAACCTTGCAGTATCGAGCGGATATGCCGGAGCCTGAACCGCCGCCGGGCGAAGCCTTAATTCGTACCCGTCTGGCCGGTATCTGCAACACCGACCTGGAGATCATGCGCGGCTATATGGGCTTTCAGGGCGTGATGGGCCACGAGTTTGTGGGCGAAGTGATTCGCGCCGCTGATGCGCCAGAGTTGATCGGGCAGCGCGTTGTGGGCGAGATCAACGCCTACTGCCGGGAGTGTGACACCTGCCGGCGGGGCGACCCCACCCATTGTCCCCGGCGCACCACTTTGGGTATTGACCGGCGCAACGGTACTTTTGCCGATTATTTCACATTACCCACCCACCTACTGTACCCCTTGCCCGACTCATTGCCTGATGAATGGGCCGTATTTACCGAACCGTTGGCCGCCGCCTGCGAAATCACCGAGCGTTGCCACGTTCGGCCCACCGACCGGGTGGTGGTGTTGGGCGACGGTAAGTTGGGATTGCTGATTGCCCAAGTGCTCCAACTGACCGGCTGCGATTTACTGGTGGTGGGCCGGTATCCCAACAAATTGACTATTTTGGAAAAACGCGGCATTCGTACCCAAACCACGGATGACAAACTTGAACCGGGCGCGGATATTGTGGTTGAGGCCACCGGCAACGCCGCAGGTTTTGCCGCCGCCCGCCAGCTTGTGCGGCCTCGCGGCAAGTTGATTCTAAAAAGCACCTATCATGGCGATCTATCGCTCAATATGAGTATGGTTGTGGTGGATGAAATTGAATTGCTCGGCTCGCGCTGCGGCCCGTTTGCCCCGGCGCTGCGATTGCTGGAACAGAAGTTGGTGGATGTAGAGTCGCTCATCCACGACACCTTTCCCCTGGATGAGGCGGTGGCCGCGTTTGAACGCGCCGCTGCGCCGGGCGTGCTTAAGGTTTTACTTTCAACTGGATGA
- a CDS encoding zinc ribbon domain-containing protein, whose translation MTELIEFTSNYRDLSTDRGFQWEFYCERCHSGYRSHFDASETGLLSEAMDVAGSFLGGLVSNIAQATDRVHSVAWERAHDQGFKDAITEVRKYFLQCPACNEWVCRKRCWNESRGLCLNCAPDAAVTASQAQAQAIADQSRQKVTERQYDVSQYTEGDDRRAGCPNCGATLKPNAKFCSECGAPIKTQKFCSQCGAELESGAKFCPECGAKQ comes from the coding sequence ATGACCGAGCTGATTGAATTTACCAGCAACTATCGAGACCTGAGCACCGACCGGGGCTTTCAATGGGAATTTTACTGCGAGCGCTGCCATAGCGGTTATCGCTCCCACTTTGACGCCTCTGAAACCGGCCTCTTATCAGAAGCAATGGATGTGGCCGGTAGTTTTTTGGGCGGGCTGGTGAGCAATATTGCCCAGGCCACCGACCGGGTACATTCGGTGGCCTGGGAACGAGCGCACGACCAGGGCTTTAAGGATGCCATCACCGAGGTCCGAAAATATTTTCTTCAGTGTCCCGCCTGCAACGAATGGGTTTGCCGCAAACGCTGTTGGAATGAGAGCCGGGGTTTATGCTTGAACTGCGCCCCCGATGCAGCCGTTACCGCCAGCCAGGCCCAGGCCCAGGCCATCGCCGACCAGTCGCGCCAAAAAGTCACCGAGCGGCAATATGACGTGAGTCAGTACACCGAGGGCGACGACCGGCGCGCCGGCTGTCCCAACTGCGGGGCCACGCTTAAACCCAACGCCAAATTCTGTAGCGAGTGCGGCGCGCCAATTAAAACCCAAAAGTTCTGTAGCCAATGTGGCGCCGAATTGGAAAGCGGGGCCAAATTCTGCCCGGAATGTGGGGCCAAACAATAA
- a CDS encoding extracellular solute-binding protein — protein sequence MKRNIILIISLLIISAWLLVSCGDAATPPAEPAQEEAAPAPAEKVTLRFWALQNPPFIAGFETLIKAYQQEHPNVEIKLETFDYDTYIQTLQTSMPAGQEADVIQLFGTWTAEYAERLAPLPESVMSIAEAEELFYAAPLGGYIVDGKLYGLPQEFNCEYGGVLVNKTKFEEAGLTYPPQWKTMADVVSDAKALTKNDDAGMMSTAGFHFTAMDPVVFAFLAGILQRGGDYWNADQTGFTFNTPEAKATLQAMVDLVNAGVVDPVLFNDSENWVVDAFFQDKVGIGTMGAWAIAEGRANYPDFESEWDYFFLPPQAGNEPLFVADSGWGLVVSPNSQHQNVAWDFAKFITANPDNARLWNIASGTIPA from the coding sequence ATGAAGAGAAATATCATCCTTATTATCAGTTTACTGATAATCAGCGCCTGGTTATTAGTTAGTTGCGGCGACGCAGCCACCCCGCCAGCCGAACCCGCCCAAGAGGAAGCCGCCCCGGCGCCAGCCGAAAAAGTGACGCTGCGGTTTTGGGCGCTTCAGAATCCCCCTTTCATTGCCGGCTTTGAAACCTTGATCAAAGCTTACCAGCAAGAACACCCCAATGTAGAGATTAAGCTTGAAACCTTTGATTATGACACCTACATTCAAACCTTACAAACCTCAATGCCGGCCGGCCAGGAAGCCGACGTTATCCAATTATTTGGCACCTGGACGGCAGAATACGCCGAGCGCCTGGCGCCCCTGCCGGAGAGCGTCATGTCAATTGCGGAAGCCGAAGAGTTATTCTACGCGGCTCCGCTGGGTGGTTATATTGTCGATGGCAAATTGTACGGCCTGCCGCAAGAATTCAACTGCGAATACGGCGGGGTGTTGGTGAACAAAACCAAATTCGAAGAAGCCGGCCTGACTTACCCGCCGCAGTGGAAAACCATGGCCGATGTGGTTAGTGACGCCAAGGCCCTGACCAAAAACGATGATGCCGGCATGATGTCTACGGCTGGCTTCCACTTTACCGCGATGGATCCGGTTGTGTTTGCTTTTTTGGCCGGTATCTTGCAGCGGGGTGGCGATTATTGGAATGCCGACCAGACCGGCTTCACCTTTAATACACCCGAAGCCAAAGCAACGCTCCAGGCGATGGTAGATCTGGTCAACGCCGGGGTGGTGGACCCGGTGTTGTTCAACGACTCTGAAAATTGGGTTGTTGACGCCTTTTTCCAGGACAAAGTGGGCATCGGAACAATGGGCGCCTGGGCCATTGCCGAAGGCCGCGCTAATTACCCCGATTTCGAGAGCGAATGGGATTACTTTTTCTTGCCGCCTCAGGCCGGCAACGAGCCTCTTTTTGTTGCCGATTCCGGCTGGGGCCTGGTTGTTTCACCCAACAGCCAACACCAAAACGTGGCCTGGGATTTTGCCAAGTTTATAACCGCTAATCCCGACAATGCCCGTCTGTGGAACATCGCCAGCGGCACCATTCCGGC
- a CDS encoding aldose 1-epimerase family protein produces MNRSYLSNLHRSALLPYVGHPDQVAGIKLMEAGDGLARGSRMLQVWTGTGLSFNVLADRALDISACHYKGISLAWASPVGDVHPAYYEPEGVGWLRSFQGGLLITGGLDQFGYPCSDEGETFGLHGRVSNLPARYVNHRAVWQGDQYELEITGEVRQARVFGENLVLRRRITTALDSNKIRLEDVVANEGFVPQPHMILYHFNLGFPLLSESAHLRVEVEKTAPRDAEAEGGLADWMNFQPPTEGYREQVFHHTAAADTAGQVKIEVENPALGLGLRWTYAKANLPHLFEWKMMGRGTYVLGVEPANSSGMHGRAAARANNDLPELIPGESCRYELELEVVDLL; encoded by the coding sequence ATGAATCGGTCATATCTGTCTAATTTGCACCGGTCGGCGCTGTTACCCTATGTGGGGCATCCCGACCAGGTGGCCGGAATTAAATTAATGGAGGCCGGCGACGGTTTGGCCCGCGGCAGCCGTATGCTTCAGGTGTGGACCGGCACAGGTCTGTCCTTTAATGTTCTGGCCGACCGGGCGCTCGACATCTCTGCCTGTCACTACAAAGGTATTTCCCTGGCCTGGGCCTCTCCGGTAGGCGATGTTCACCCCGCCTACTACGAACCTGAAGGCGTAGGGTGGCTGCGTTCCTTTCAGGGTGGGCTGCTGATAACCGGCGGGCTGGACCAGTTTGGCTACCCTTGCAGCGATGAAGGTGAAACATTCGGTCTGCACGGGCGGGTCAGTAATTTGCCCGCCCGTTATGTGAACCATCGGGCCGTCTGGCAGGGAGATCAATATGAGTTGGAAATTACCGGGGAGGTGCGCCAGGCGCGAGTGTTCGGGGAAAACCTTGTGCTGCGGCGGCGTATCACAACGGCGTTAGATTCCAATAAAATACGGCTTGAAGATGTGGTTGCAAACGAAGGGTTTGTTCCCCAACCGCACATGATCTTATACCACTTTAATCTGGGTTTTCCCTTGCTCAGCGAGTCCGCCCACTTGCGGGTTGAAGTAGAGAAAACTGCTCCGCGTGACGCCGAGGCCGAGGGCGGTCTGGCCGATTGGATGAACTTTCAACCGCCAACCGAAGGGTATCGGGAACAGGTTTTTCACCATACGGCGGCAGCCGATACGGCAGGGCAGGTCAAAATTGAGGTAGAAAACCCTGCTCTGGGGCTGGGATTACGCTGGACTTACGCTAAAGCCAATCTGCCCCATTTGTTTGAGTGGAAGATGATGGGGCGGGGAACCTACGTGTTGGGCGTAGAACCGGCCAATAGCAGCGGTATGCATGGCCGCGCCGCCGCCCGCGCCAACAACGATTTGCCTGAATTGATACCCGGTGAAAGTTGTCGCTATGAGTTGGAACTTGAAGTTGTTGACCTTTTGTAA
- the melA gene encoding alpha-galactosidase gives MVKITFIGAGSMVFSTELMKDILLTPALEQGTFALVDIDAGRLELAHQMAEFLIERTGRHWTVEASTNRAEMLPGSDYVINMIEVAGLPNVRLDYEIPLKYGIDQAVADTIGPGGLFKALRTLPSWVDIVRDVERLAPRSLVMNYTNPMSLTVLTGLRACSLPIVGLCHSIQNTSHELAEYMAIPYEEIDWRAAGINHLAWFVKLEHDGQDLYPYLRQRCQIPEIYEKDPVRFEMMRHLGAFPTESSGHVSEYTAYFRKRPNLVEKYMGTGYLLGESGGYARIWPLERAEGDQSVRDCLSGKEEYPLERGLEFASYIIEAITTNVPAVIYGNVGNTGLIDNLPRNGVVEVACLVDSKGIQPTHFGPLPTHLANLDQQHMAFHDLVATAILEQNREAAVHALMVDPLTAAVCSLAEIRALFDEMVGAERDYLPEFLVS, from the coding sequence ATGGTAAAAATTACATTCATTGGCGCCGGAAGCATGGTGTTTTCAACCGAATTAATGAAGGACATCTTGCTTACTCCGGCGCTGGAACAAGGCACGTTTGCGCTGGTAGACATAGACGCCGGGCGGTTGGAATTGGCGCATCAAATGGCTGAATTTCTTATTGAGCGCACCGGCCGGCATTGGACGGTTGAAGCCAGCACCAATCGCGCCGAGATGCTGCCCGGCAGCGATTATGTGATTAATATGATTGAAGTAGCCGGCCTACCCAACGTGCGTCTCGACTACGAAATTCCTCTTAAATACGGCATTGACCAGGCGGTTGCCGATACAATAGGGCCGGGCGGCTTATTTAAAGCGCTGCGTACTTTACCCAGTTGGGTAGATATTGTGCGTGATGTTGAGCGCCTGGCCCCTCGCAGCCTGGTGATGAACTATACCAATCCGATGTCCCTGACCGTGCTAACCGGCTTGCGGGCTTGCTCACTGCCAATCGTGGGGCTGTGTCACTCTATTCAGAATACCTCGCACGAATTAGCCGAATATATGGCTATTCCTTACGAGGAGATTGATTGGCGGGCGGCCGGCATTAACCACCTGGCCTGGTTTGTCAAGCTTGAGCACGACGGCCAGGACCTTTACCCTTATTTGCGCCAGCGTTGCCAGATCCCCGAAATCTACGAAAAAGACCCGGTGCGCTTTGAGATGATGCGCCATTTAGGCGCTTTCCCCACCGAATCCAGCGGGCATGTTTCAGAATATACCGCCTATTTCCGCAAGCGGCCCAACCTGGTTGAAAAATATATGGGTACCGGCTATTTGCTGGGCGAAAGTGGTGGTTATGCCCGCATTTGGCCCCTTGAACGGGCTGAAGGCGACCAGAGTGTCCGCGATTGCCTGTCCGGTAAAGAAGAATACCCCCTGGAGCGTGGCCTTGAATTTGCCTCTTACATTATTGAGGCCATAACCACCAATGTTCCGGCGGTAATTTACGGCAATGTGGGCAATACGGGCTTGATTGATAACCTGCCCCGCAACGGCGTGGTTGAGGTGGCTTGCCTGGTAGACAGCAAAGGCATCCAGCCCACCCACTTTGGCCCGCTGCCTACTCATTTGGCTAATCTGGATCAGCAGCATATGGCCTTCCACGATCTGGTGGCTACGGCAATTTTGGAACAGAACCGCGAAGCGGCAGTGCATGCCCTCATGGTTGACCCTCTCACCGCGGCGGTCTGCTCGCTGGCCGAAATCCGCGCGCTATTTGACGAAATGGTTGGCGCAGAACGAGACTATTTGCCGGAATTCCTGGTTAGCTAA
- a CDS encoding GntR family transcriptional regulator, which yields MSQQAKIRLDEIAAVHTSPSSLYHSLGHIIRSKIQSGEWTVGQCIPSEREMMNIFNVSRATVRQGIDNLVKEGILYRVQGKGTFVAPPKIEQGVLRLMEFSDVIKRNGLKPNVQLIGKQYIVPPPNVAKLLALADTEQAVWLQRLLLVNEEPILIETSYFSATRFPDLLETYDGLEEPHKFVTKHYDVKIVRARETFEPVILEDKEAKILGSKGGFPALWVEHIAFEVADKPAAYLTNLLRGDRCRFYTDLVFDR from the coding sequence ATGAGCCAACAGGCAAAAATCAGATTGGACGAAATTGCGGCGGTGCATACCAGCCCCAGTTCGCTCTACCATAGTCTGGGACATATTATCCGCAGCAAAATTCAAAGCGGCGAGTGGACGGTTGGGCAATGTATCCCCTCTGAACGGGAGATGATGAACATATTCAATGTCAGTCGAGCTACCGTACGCCAGGGGATAGATAATCTAGTTAAGGAAGGTATTTTGTACCGGGTGCAAGGAAAAGGAACGTTTGTGGCCCCGCCAAAAATCGAGCAAGGCGTGCTGCGTTTGATGGAATTTTCGGATGTTATCAAAAGAAACGGTTTGAAACCCAATGTCCAACTAATAGGTAAGCAATATATTGTTCCACCACCAAATGTTGCCAAGTTACTGGCCCTTGCTGACACAGAGCAAGCAGTCTGGCTGCAACGTTTATTGCTGGTTAATGAAGAACCAATCTTGATTGAGACTTCCTATTTTTCGGCAACGCGTTTTCCCGATTTGCTTGAAACTTATGATGGCCTGGAAGAGCCGCACAAATTTGTAACCAAACATTACGATGTCAAAATTGTCAGGGCAAGGGAAACGTTTGAGCCGGTAATTTTAGAAGACAAAGAAGCCAAAATATTGGGAAGCAAAGGTGGTTTTCCTGCCTTGTGGGTGGAGCATATTGCCTTTGAAGTAGCAGATAAACCGGCAGCCTACCTGACCAACCTCTTGCGGGGCGACCGTTGTCGTTTTTACACGGATCTGGTTTTTGACAGATAA
- a CDS encoding FKBP-type peptidyl-prolyl cis-trans isomerase — MKFYYLVVILAVLLAGCGAPATAELQPTDTPDVATEAIAPTEEAGAIAEVESVATIAPVDESTEISLDPEIEANFPAADMITTDSGLQYMIVSKGSGPTPQKGEVVKVHFNGWLADGTSLGNSYEFGEPLAFPIGEERIMPGWDEGFALLQAGSKAKFILPPELGFGEQGDGSVIPPNAWLYFEVELLDILPGAPDSPAEVAESDYTVTEAGLKYYDLKTGSGDTSEMEQIVSIHYTGWLEDGARFDSSLDRAQPITFQLGAGKFIPGTDEGIAAMKVGGKRQLVVPPELAFGEEGVPGLIPPNATMIVEVELLDILPGAPTAATEVDEADYTATESGLKYYDFAEGAGDSPEQGQQVVVHYTGWLENGTKFDSSLDRGTPFDFNLGMGQVIPGWDEGVATMKVGGKRQLVIPPELGYGESGAGGVIPPNATLIFEVELLEIK, encoded by the coding sequence ATGAAATTTTATTATCTTGTTGTAATTTTGGCTGTTTTACTGGCGGGCTGCGGCGCGCCGGCCACAGCCGAATTGCAGCCAACAGACACCCCGGATGTAGCCACTGAAGCGATTGCCCCCACCGAAGAAGCCGGCGCAATCGCCGAGGTTGAGTCGGTGGCAACCATAGCGCCGGTTGATGAGTCAACAGAAATCTCGCTCGACCCCGAAATAGAAGCCAATTTCCCGGCAGCAGACATGATCACCACCGATAGCGGCTTGCAATATATGATTGTCAGCAAAGGTTCTGGCCCCACTCCGCAAAAAGGCGAAGTGGTTAAAGTGCATTTTAATGGCTGGCTGGCCGACGGCACCTCGTTGGGAAATTCATACGAGTTTGGCGAACCCCTGGCTTTTCCAATAGGGGAAGAAAGGATCATGCCCGGTTGGGATGAAGGGTTTGCTTTATTGCAGGCGGGCAGCAAAGCCAAATTCATCCTTCCCCCAGAATTGGGATTTGGCGAGCAGGGCGACGGCAGCGTTATTCCGCCCAACGCGTGGTTATACTTTGAGGTAGAATTGCTTGACATTTTGCCCGGCGCCCCTGACTCTCCGGCTGAAGTCGCCGAATCGGATTACACGGTTACCGAGGCAGGGTTAAAATATTACGACCTTAAAACCGGCAGCGGCGACACAAGTGAAATGGAGCAAATTGTCAGCATTCATTATACCGGCTGGCTGGAAGATGGCGCCCGGTTTGACAGCTCTTTGGACAGAGCCCAGCCAATAACCTTCCAGCTTGGGGCCGGAAAATTTATTCCCGGCACCGATGAAGGAATCGCGGCCATGAAAGTGGGCGGCAAACGCCAACTGGTTGTGCCGCCGGAACTGGCCTTTGGCGAAGAGGGTGTGCCCGGCCTTATTCCGCCCAACGCCACCATGATTGTTGAGGTGGAACTGCTTGACATTTTGCCCGGCGCTCCTACCGCTGCCACCGAGGTGGATGAAGCCGATTACACCGCCACCGAGAGCGGCCTGAAATATTATGATTTTGCCGAAGGCGCCGGCGACTCGCCGGAGCAAGGGCAGCAGGTGGTGGTGCATTATACCGGCTGGCTGGAAAACGGCACCAAGTTTGACAGTTCGCTTGACCGGGGCACGCCGTTTGACTTTAACCTGGGCATGGGGCAGGTTATTCCCGGCTGGGATGAAGGGGTGGCGACGATGAAGGTGGGCGGCAAACGCCAACTGGTCATCCCCCCAGAATTAGGCTACGGTGAAAGTGGCGCAGGGGGTGTTATTCCGCCCAACGCCACTTTGATTTTTGAAGTAGAATTGCTTGAGATTAAGTAG
- a CDS encoding uracil-DNA glycosylase codes for MDLLQIARAVHDCTRCPLSQQGRSRAVAGEGNPQADIMLIGEGPGFHEDKQGRPFVGASGKFLNQLLHDAGYQRQDVFIANVVKCRPPNNRDPQPEELAACKDYLDRQIELIDPKVIVTLGRFSMYRYFPGASISQLHGQPRRVGNRLVVPMFHPAAALHQAKWRPLITEDFQKLPQLVAEITIARQSEKPDTADAEQMSLF; via the coding sequence ATGGATTTGCTCCAAATAGCCCGCGCCGTGCACGATTGCACCCGCTGCCCTTTGAGTCAACAGGGCCGCAGTCGAGCCGTGGCCGGCGAAGGCAATCCCCAGGCCGACATCATGCTCATTGGCGAAGGGCCGGGTTTTCACGAAGATAAACAAGGCCGGCCTTTTGTGGGAGCGTCGGGTAAATTTCTTAACCAGTTGCTCCACGACGCCGGCTATCAACGCCAGGATGTATTTATCGCCAACGTGGTCAAATGCCGCCCGCCCAACAACCGCGATCCCCAGCCCGAAGAATTGGCGGCCTGTAAAGATTACCTGGATCGACAGATTGAGTTGATTGATCCCAAAGTGATTGTCACCCTGGGCCGCTTTTCAATGTATCGTTATTTCCCCGGCGCTTCCATCAGCCAGCTTCACGGCCAGCCCCGGCGGGTCGGCAACCGGCTGGTGGTGCCTATGTTCCATCCGGCCGCAGCCTTGCACCAGGCCAAGTGGCGTCCCCTGATCACCGAAGATTTTCAAAAATTACCCCAACTTGTGGCCGAAATAACAATTGCCCGCCAGTCTGAAAAACCAGACACGGCCGACGCGGAGCAGATGAGTTTGTTTTAG